The following coding sequences are from one Acomys russatus chromosome 16, mAcoRus1.1, whole genome shotgun sequence window:
- the Hic1 gene encoding hypermethylated in cancer 1 protein isoform X1, with amino-acid sequence MTFPEADILLKSGECAGQTMLDTMEAPGHSRQLLLQLNSQRTKGFLCDVIIVVQNALFRAHKNVLAASSAYLKSLVVHDNLLNLDHDMVSPAVFRLVLDFIYTGRLTDSVEAAAAAAAAVAPGAEPSLGAVLAAASYLQIPDLVALCKKRLKRHGKYCHLRGGGSGGGGYAPYGRPGRGLRAATPVIQACYSSPAGPPPPPAAEPPSGPEAAVNTHCAELYASGPGPAASLCAPERRCSPLCGLDLSKKSPPGSSVPERPLSERELPPRPDSPPGAGPAVYKEPPLALPPLPPLPFQKLEEAVPTPDPFRGSGGSPGPEPPGRPDGSSLLYRWMKHEPGLGSYGDELVRDRGSPGERLEERGGDPTASPGAPPLGLVPPPRYPGSLDGPGTGADGDDYKSSSEETGSSEDPSPPGGHLEGYPCPHLAYGEPESFGDNLYVCIPCGKGFPSSEQLNAHVEAHVEEEEALYGRAEAAEVAAGAAGLGPPFGGGGDKVAGAPGGLGELLRPYRCASCDKSYKDPATLRQHEKTHWLTRPYPCTICGKKFTQRGTMTRHMRSHLGLKPFACDACGMRFTRQYRLTEHMRIHSGEKPYECQVCGGKFAQQRNLISHMKMHAVGGAAGAAGALAGLGGLPGVPGPDGKGKLDFPEGVFAVARLTAEQLSLKQQDKAAAAELLAQTTHFLHDPKVALESLYPLAKFTAELGLSPDKAAEVLSQGAHLAAGPDGRTIDRFSPT; translated from the exons ATGACTTTTCCTGAAGCGGACATTTTGCTTAAATCGG gagAGTGTGCTGGGCAGACGATGCTGGACACGATGGAGGCGCCTGGTCACTCGAGGCAACTCCTGCTGCAGCTCAACAGCCAGCGCACCAAGGGGTTCTTGTGCGACGTGATCATCGTAGTACAGAACGCCCTCTTCCGCGCCCACAAGAACGTGCTGGCGGCCAGCAGTGCCTACCTCAAGTCCCTGGTGGTCCATGACAACCTGCTAAACCTGGACCATGACATGGTGAGCCCGGCCGTGTTCCGCCTGGTGCTGGACTTCATCTATACGGGCCGCCTGACTGACAGTGTTGAGGCCGCTGCCGccgcagcagcagcggtggctccGGGGGCCGAGCCGAGCCTGGGCGCTGTGCTGGCCGCTGCCAGCTACCTGCAGATCCCTGACCTCGTGGCTCTGTGTAAGAAGCGCCTCAAACGCCACGGCAAGTACTGCCACCTACGGGGAGGAGGCAGCGGCGGTGGCGGCTATGCGCCCTACGGGCGGCCCGGCAGGGGCTTGAGGGCCGCCACACCCGTCATCCAGGCCTGCTACTCGTCCCCAGCCGGGCCACCGCCGCCGCCTGCCGCTGAGCCGCCGTCGGGCCCGGAGGCAGCGGTCAACACCCACTGCGCCGAGCTGTATGCTTCAGGCCCGGGCCCAGCAGCCTCACTCTGCGCCCCGGAGCGTCGATGTTCCCCACTTTGCGGCCTGGATCTGTCCAAGAAGAGTCCTCCAGGTTCCTCGGTCCCCGAACGACCGCTGAGTGAGCGCGAACTGCCTCCACGCCCGGACAGCCCTCCCGGTGCGGGACCCGCAGTCTACAAGGAGCCACCGCTTGCcctgccgccgctgccgccttTGCCCTTCCAGAAGTTGGAGGAGGCCGTACCGACTCCAGACCCGTTTCGAGGAAGCGGCGGCAGTCCTGGACCCGAGCCCCCCGGCCGCCCCGATGGTTCCAGCCTCCTCTACCGCTGGATGAAGCACGAGCCCGGCCTGGGTAGCTATGGCGATGAACTGGTCCGGGATCGAGGCTCCCCTGGCGAGCGCCTCGAGGAGCGTGGTGGGGATCCGACCGCCTCACCCGGGGCCCCCCCGCTCGGCCTGGTACCTCCGCCACGCTACCCTGGCAGCCTAGACGGGCCAGGCACAGGCGCCGACGGCGACGACTATAAGAGCAGCAGCGAGGAGACAGGTAGCAGCGAGGACCCCAGCCCACCCGGCGGCCACCTGGAGGGCTACCCGTGTCCGCACTTGGCTTACGGCGAGCCTGAGAGCTTTGGTGACAACCTGTATGTGTGCATCCCTTGTGGCAAAGGCTTCCCCAGCTCAGAACAGCTGAATGCACACGTGGAGGCTCacgtagaggaagaggaggcactgTATGGCAGGGcagaggctgcagaggtggctgcCGGGGCCGCCGGCCTCGGGCCTCCCTTTGGTGGCGGTGGAGACAAGGTCGCTGGGGCGCCGGGTGGCCTAGGAGAACTGCTGCGGCCGTACCGCTGCGCGTCCTGCGACAAGAGCTACAAAGACCCGGCCACTCTGAGGCAGCACGAGAAGACGCACTGGCTGACACGGCCCTATCCGTGTACCATCTGCGGGAAGAAGTTCACGCAGCGCGGAACCATGACACGCCATATGCGCAGCCACTTAGGCCTAAAGCCCTTTGCGTGCGACGCGTGCGGCATGCGCTTCACCCGCCAGTACCGCCTCACGGAGCACATGCGCATCCACTCGGGAGAGAAGCCCTACGAGTGCCAGGTGTGCGGTGGCAAGTTTGCTCAACAGCGCAACCTCATCAGCCATATGAAGATGCACGCTGTAGGTGGAGCGGCCGGTGCAGCCggggctctggctggcctcgGGGGACTACCTGGCGTCCCCGGCCCCGACGGCAAGGGCAAGCTCGACTTCCCGGAGGGAGTCTTTGCTGTGGCCCGCCTCACAGCTGAACAGCTGAGCCTGAAGCAGCAGGACAAGGCAGCTGCGGCCGAGCTGCTGGCGCAGACCACGCACTTCCTGCACGACCCCAAGGTGGCGCTCGAGAGCCTCTACCCGCTGGCCAAATTCACGGCCGAGCTGGGACTCAGCCCTGATAAGGCCGCTGAGGTGCTGAGCCAGGGCGCGCACCTGGCTGCGGGACCGGACGGCCGGACCATCGACCGTTTCTCTCCCACCTAG
- the Hic1 gene encoding hypermethylated in cancer 1 protein isoform X2: MPPRWVLELATGECAGQTMLDTMEAPGHSRQLLLQLNSQRTKGFLCDVIIVVQNALFRAHKNVLAASSAYLKSLVVHDNLLNLDHDMVSPAVFRLVLDFIYTGRLTDSVEAAAAAAAAVAPGAEPSLGAVLAAASYLQIPDLVALCKKRLKRHGKYCHLRGGGSGGGGYAPYGRPGRGLRAATPVIQACYSSPAGPPPPPAAEPPSGPEAAVNTHCAELYASGPGPAASLCAPERRCSPLCGLDLSKKSPPGSSVPERPLSERELPPRPDSPPGAGPAVYKEPPLALPPLPPLPFQKLEEAVPTPDPFRGSGGSPGPEPPGRPDGSSLLYRWMKHEPGLGSYGDELVRDRGSPGERLEERGGDPTASPGAPPLGLVPPPRYPGSLDGPGTGADGDDYKSSSEETGSSEDPSPPGGHLEGYPCPHLAYGEPESFGDNLYVCIPCGKGFPSSEQLNAHVEAHVEEEEALYGRAEAAEVAAGAAGLGPPFGGGGDKVAGAPGGLGELLRPYRCASCDKSYKDPATLRQHEKTHWLTRPYPCTICGKKFTQRGTMTRHMRSHLGLKPFACDACGMRFTRQYRLTEHMRIHSGEKPYECQVCGGKFAQQRNLISHMKMHAVGGAAGAAGALAGLGGLPGVPGPDGKGKLDFPEGVFAVARLTAEQLSLKQQDKAAAAELLAQTTHFLHDPKVALESLYPLAKFTAELGLSPDKAAEVLSQGAHLAAGPDGRTIDRFSPT, encoded by the exons ATGCCCCCCAGGTGGGTCCTCGAGTTGGCGACGG gagAGTGTGCTGGGCAGACGATGCTGGACACGATGGAGGCGCCTGGTCACTCGAGGCAACTCCTGCTGCAGCTCAACAGCCAGCGCACCAAGGGGTTCTTGTGCGACGTGATCATCGTAGTACAGAACGCCCTCTTCCGCGCCCACAAGAACGTGCTGGCGGCCAGCAGTGCCTACCTCAAGTCCCTGGTGGTCCATGACAACCTGCTAAACCTGGACCATGACATGGTGAGCCCGGCCGTGTTCCGCCTGGTGCTGGACTTCATCTATACGGGCCGCCTGACTGACAGTGTTGAGGCCGCTGCCGccgcagcagcagcggtggctccGGGGGCCGAGCCGAGCCTGGGCGCTGTGCTGGCCGCTGCCAGCTACCTGCAGATCCCTGACCTCGTGGCTCTGTGTAAGAAGCGCCTCAAACGCCACGGCAAGTACTGCCACCTACGGGGAGGAGGCAGCGGCGGTGGCGGCTATGCGCCCTACGGGCGGCCCGGCAGGGGCTTGAGGGCCGCCACACCCGTCATCCAGGCCTGCTACTCGTCCCCAGCCGGGCCACCGCCGCCGCCTGCCGCTGAGCCGCCGTCGGGCCCGGAGGCAGCGGTCAACACCCACTGCGCCGAGCTGTATGCTTCAGGCCCGGGCCCAGCAGCCTCACTCTGCGCCCCGGAGCGTCGATGTTCCCCACTTTGCGGCCTGGATCTGTCCAAGAAGAGTCCTCCAGGTTCCTCGGTCCCCGAACGACCGCTGAGTGAGCGCGAACTGCCTCCACGCCCGGACAGCCCTCCCGGTGCGGGACCCGCAGTCTACAAGGAGCCACCGCTTGCcctgccgccgctgccgccttTGCCCTTCCAGAAGTTGGAGGAGGCCGTACCGACTCCAGACCCGTTTCGAGGAAGCGGCGGCAGTCCTGGACCCGAGCCCCCCGGCCGCCCCGATGGTTCCAGCCTCCTCTACCGCTGGATGAAGCACGAGCCCGGCCTGGGTAGCTATGGCGATGAACTGGTCCGGGATCGAGGCTCCCCTGGCGAGCGCCTCGAGGAGCGTGGTGGGGATCCGACCGCCTCACCCGGGGCCCCCCCGCTCGGCCTGGTACCTCCGCCACGCTACCCTGGCAGCCTAGACGGGCCAGGCACAGGCGCCGACGGCGACGACTATAAGAGCAGCAGCGAGGAGACAGGTAGCAGCGAGGACCCCAGCCCACCCGGCGGCCACCTGGAGGGCTACCCGTGTCCGCACTTGGCTTACGGCGAGCCTGAGAGCTTTGGTGACAACCTGTATGTGTGCATCCCTTGTGGCAAAGGCTTCCCCAGCTCAGAACAGCTGAATGCACACGTGGAGGCTCacgtagaggaagaggaggcactgTATGGCAGGGcagaggctgcagaggtggctgcCGGGGCCGCCGGCCTCGGGCCTCCCTTTGGTGGCGGTGGAGACAAGGTCGCTGGGGCGCCGGGTGGCCTAGGAGAACTGCTGCGGCCGTACCGCTGCGCGTCCTGCGACAAGAGCTACAAAGACCCGGCCACTCTGAGGCAGCACGAGAAGACGCACTGGCTGACACGGCCCTATCCGTGTACCATCTGCGGGAAGAAGTTCACGCAGCGCGGAACCATGACACGCCATATGCGCAGCCACTTAGGCCTAAAGCCCTTTGCGTGCGACGCGTGCGGCATGCGCTTCACCCGCCAGTACCGCCTCACGGAGCACATGCGCATCCACTCGGGAGAGAAGCCCTACGAGTGCCAGGTGTGCGGTGGCAAGTTTGCTCAACAGCGCAACCTCATCAGCCATATGAAGATGCACGCTGTAGGTGGAGCGGCCGGTGCAGCCggggctctggctggcctcgGGGGACTACCTGGCGTCCCCGGCCCCGACGGCAAGGGCAAGCTCGACTTCCCGGAGGGAGTCTTTGCTGTGGCCCGCCTCACAGCTGAACAGCTGAGCCTGAAGCAGCAGGACAAGGCAGCTGCGGCCGAGCTGCTGGCGCAGACCACGCACTTCCTGCACGACCCCAAGGTGGCGCTCGAGAGCCTCTACCCGCTGGCCAAATTCACGGCCGAGCTGGGACTCAGCCCTGATAAGGCCGCTGAGGTGCTGAGCCAGGGCGCGCACCTGGCTGCGGGACCGGACGGCCGGACCATCGACCGTTTCTCTCCCACCTAG
- the Hic1 gene encoding hypermethylated in cancer 1 protein isoform X3 has product MLDTMEAPGHSRQLLLQLNSQRTKGFLCDVIIVVQNALFRAHKNVLAASSAYLKSLVVHDNLLNLDHDMVSPAVFRLVLDFIYTGRLTDSVEAAAAAAAAVAPGAEPSLGAVLAAASYLQIPDLVALCKKRLKRHGKYCHLRGGGSGGGGYAPYGRPGRGLRAATPVIQACYSSPAGPPPPPAAEPPSGPEAAVNTHCAELYASGPGPAASLCAPERRCSPLCGLDLSKKSPPGSSVPERPLSERELPPRPDSPPGAGPAVYKEPPLALPPLPPLPFQKLEEAVPTPDPFRGSGGSPGPEPPGRPDGSSLLYRWMKHEPGLGSYGDELVRDRGSPGERLEERGGDPTASPGAPPLGLVPPPRYPGSLDGPGTGADGDDYKSSSEETGSSEDPSPPGGHLEGYPCPHLAYGEPESFGDNLYVCIPCGKGFPSSEQLNAHVEAHVEEEEALYGRAEAAEVAAGAAGLGPPFGGGGDKVAGAPGGLGELLRPYRCASCDKSYKDPATLRQHEKTHWLTRPYPCTICGKKFTQRGTMTRHMRSHLGLKPFACDACGMRFTRQYRLTEHMRIHSGEKPYECQVCGGKFAQQRNLISHMKMHAVGGAAGAAGALAGLGGLPGVPGPDGKGKLDFPEGVFAVARLTAEQLSLKQQDKAAAAELLAQTTHFLHDPKVALESLYPLAKFTAELGLSPDKAAEVLSQGAHLAAGPDGRTIDRFSPT; this is encoded by the coding sequence ATGCTGGACACGATGGAGGCGCCTGGTCACTCGAGGCAACTCCTGCTGCAGCTCAACAGCCAGCGCACCAAGGGGTTCTTGTGCGACGTGATCATCGTAGTACAGAACGCCCTCTTCCGCGCCCACAAGAACGTGCTGGCGGCCAGCAGTGCCTACCTCAAGTCCCTGGTGGTCCATGACAACCTGCTAAACCTGGACCATGACATGGTGAGCCCGGCCGTGTTCCGCCTGGTGCTGGACTTCATCTATACGGGCCGCCTGACTGACAGTGTTGAGGCCGCTGCCGccgcagcagcagcggtggctccGGGGGCCGAGCCGAGCCTGGGCGCTGTGCTGGCCGCTGCCAGCTACCTGCAGATCCCTGACCTCGTGGCTCTGTGTAAGAAGCGCCTCAAACGCCACGGCAAGTACTGCCACCTACGGGGAGGAGGCAGCGGCGGTGGCGGCTATGCGCCCTACGGGCGGCCCGGCAGGGGCTTGAGGGCCGCCACACCCGTCATCCAGGCCTGCTACTCGTCCCCAGCCGGGCCACCGCCGCCGCCTGCCGCTGAGCCGCCGTCGGGCCCGGAGGCAGCGGTCAACACCCACTGCGCCGAGCTGTATGCTTCAGGCCCGGGCCCAGCAGCCTCACTCTGCGCCCCGGAGCGTCGATGTTCCCCACTTTGCGGCCTGGATCTGTCCAAGAAGAGTCCTCCAGGTTCCTCGGTCCCCGAACGACCGCTGAGTGAGCGCGAACTGCCTCCACGCCCGGACAGCCCTCCCGGTGCGGGACCCGCAGTCTACAAGGAGCCACCGCTTGCcctgccgccgctgccgccttTGCCCTTCCAGAAGTTGGAGGAGGCCGTACCGACTCCAGACCCGTTTCGAGGAAGCGGCGGCAGTCCTGGACCCGAGCCCCCCGGCCGCCCCGATGGTTCCAGCCTCCTCTACCGCTGGATGAAGCACGAGCCCGGCCTGGGTAGCTATGGCGATGAACTGGTCCGGGATCGAGGCTCCCCTGGCGAGCGCCTCGAGGAGCGTGGTGGGGATCCGACCGCCTCACCCGGGGCCCCCCCGCTCGGCCTGGTACCTCCGCCACGCTACCCTGGCAGCCTAGACGGGCCAGGCACAGGCGCCGACGGCGACGACTATAAGAGCAGCAGCGAGGAGACAGGTAGCAGCGAGGACCCCAGCCCACCCGGCGGCCACCTGGAGGGCTACCCGTGTCCGCACTTGGCTTACGGCGAGCCTGAGAGCTTTGGTGACAACCTGTATGTGTGCATCCCTTGTGGCAAAGGCTTCCCCAGCTCAGAACAGCTGAATGCACACGTGGAGGCTCacgtagaggaagaggaggcactgTATGGCAGGGcagaggctgcagaggtggctgcCGGGGCCGCCGGCCTCGGGCCTCCCTTTGGTGGCGGTGGAGACAAGGTCGCTGGGGCGCCGGGTGGCCTAGGAGAACTGCTGCGGCCGTACCGCTGCGCGTCCTGCGACAAGAGCTACAAAGACCCGGCCACTCTGAGGCAGCACGAGAAGACGCACTGGCTGACACGGCCCTATCCGTGTACCATCTGCGGGAAGAAGTTCACGCAGCGCGGAACCATGACACGCCATATGCGCAGCCACTTAGGCCTAAAGCCCTTTGCGTGCGACGCGTGCGGCATGCGCTTCACCCGCCAGTACCGCCTCACGGAGCACATGCGCATCCACTCGGGAGAGAAGCCCTACGAGTGCCAGGTGTGCGGTGGCAAGTTTGCTCAACAGCGCAACCTCATCAGCCATATGAAGATGCACGCTGTAGGTGGAGCGGCCGGTGCAGCCggggctctggctggcctcgGGGGACTACCTGGCGTCCCCGGCCCCGACGGCAAGGGCAAGCTCGACTTCCCGGAGGGAGTCTTTGCTGTGGCCCGCCTCACAGCTGAACAGCTGAGCCTGAAGCAGCAGGACAAGGCAGCTGCGGCCGAGCTGCTGGCGCAGACCACGCACTTCCTGCACGACCCCAAGGTGGCGCTCGAGAGCCTCTACCCGCTGGCCAAATTCACGGCCGAGCTGGGACTCAGCCCTGATAAGGCCGCTGAGGTGCTGAGCCAGGGCGCGCACCTGGCTGCGGGACCGGACGGCCGGACCATCGACCGTTTCTCTCCCACCTAG